In one window of Episyrphus balteatus chromosome 3, idEpiBalt1.1, whole genome shotgun sequence DNA:
- the LOC129914474 gene encoding uncharacterized protein LOC129914474, translating into MYPDDMYRNNVENNNENFGTFYGMNCRQEQYLEDTSTIKEEDEISRSLKMFAMLTAYKTEPTQSNYQVDAVMQEFACNGFSCDELRYQRCNNNETTNYPDGVRNNLWKPKTTNIAEYNRKQPKKRYNNNIKSGRYSPVRHCVFCENNNQPHAVVKSHNVRDIHDKVLCPKLRTYICPICKATGDNAHTVKYCPQKPIITMEDAIKAESFRLSKSSYFKHHMKA; encoded by the exons atgtaTCCTGACGACATGTATAGAAATAACGTGGAGAATAATAAT GAAAACTTTGGAACATTTTATGGGATGAATTGTCGTCAAGAACAGTACTTGGAAGACACAAGTACAATTAAAGAAGAAGATGAAATTTCCAGATCTCTTAAAATGTTTGCCATGTTAACAGCTTACAAAACTG AGCCGACGCAATCAAACTATCAGGTTGATGCAGTCATGCAAGAGTTTGCTTGTAACGGTTTTAGTTGTGATGAGCTAAGATATCAACGTTGTAATAACAATGAAACAACCAATTACCCTGATGGAGTACGAAATAATCTATGGAAACCGAAAACTACAAATATCGCAGAATACAATagaaaacaaccaaaaaaaagatacaataataatattaaaagtgGAAGATAT TCTCCAGTAAGACATTGTGTTTTCTGTGAAAACAACAATCAACCACATGCTGTTGTCAAGAGCCATAATGTCCGTGACATACACGACAAGGTATTGTGTCCAAAACTTCGAACTTACATCTGTCCGATCTGCAAAGCGACTGGTGATAACGCACATACGGTTAAATACTGTCCACAAAAGCCAATTATCACAATGGAAGACGCCATCAAAGCAGAATCATTTCGCCTTTCTAAGAGTAGCTATTTCAAGCACCACATGAAGGCTTAA
- the LOC129913247 gene encoding mitochondrial import inner membrane translocase subunit TIM44 isoform X2 has protein sequence MYKILTTYRGTCTRLTTQCYLQGLQHQNWYSARRPGFFSQFIDNIKNEMDKNKEMKENIKKFREEAQKLEQSDALQSARQKFNAVESEAQKSSSILKEQLGSIKEKVSDVIGEAGKTDFAKKASQLGEELSKSAKGVTDTISEKGGKLGKSGAFQTISDTTKMIKQEMETQSIQGRVYRSPEKLRKRVEVVTNADDRIVEANMDATGVELHKDSKFYQSWEDFKNNNTYVNKVLDWKMKYEESENPMIRASRLLTDKVSDVMGNLFSKTELSETLTELCKIDPNFDQKQFLRDCETDIIPNILEAMVHGNLEILKDWCFESTYNIIATPINQAMTAGLYLDSKILDIENIDLVMGKVMEQGPVLIITFQSQQIMCVRDRIHKKVVEGDPEKVMRVNYVWVLCRDPNELNPKAAWRLLELSANSQEQFV, from the exons GTATAAAATATTGACAACATATCGAGGAACATGTACCCGCTTAACAACACAATGCTATTTACAGGGACTCCAACATCAG AATTGGTATTCTGCACGGAGACCCGGTTTTTTCTCTCAATTCATTGACAACATCAAAAATGAAAtggacaaaaataaagaaatgaaaGAGAACATCAAAAAGTTCCGTGAAGAAGCTCAAAAACTCGAACAATCCGATGCGTTGCAATCGGCGCGGCAAAAATTCAATGCCGTCGAATCGGAAGCTCAAAAAAGTTCGAGCATTCTTAAAGAACAACTTGGCAGCATTAAGGAGAAAGTTAGCGATGTAATTGGAGAAGCTGGCAAAACAGATTTCGCCAAAAAAGCCAGTCAATTGGGAGAAGAGCTGTCGAAATCCGCCAAAGGCGTTACCGACACGATTTCCGAAAAAGGAGGTAAACTGGGAAAGTCTGGTGCTTTCCAAACTATTTCCGATACAACGAAGATGATTAAACAAGAAATGGAAACACAAAGCATACAAGGCCGTGTTTATAGAAGCCCCGAAAAGCTTCGAAAACGTGTCGAAGTTGTCACCAATGCCGATGACCGAATAGTCGAAGCCAACATGGATGCGACTGGCGTCGAACTACATAAAGACTCTAAATTCTATCAATCTTGGGAAGactttaaaaacaacaacacctACGTGAATAAAGTTCTAGATTGGAAAATGAAATACGAAGAATCAGAGAATCCCATGATCCGGGCATCGCGATTGTTGACTGACAAAGTCTCCGATGTTATGGGAAATCTATTTTCCAAAACCGAACTCTCTGAAACACTCACCGAACTCTGTAAAATCGATCCTAATTTCGATCAAAAGCAATTTTTGCGTGATTGTGAGACAGATATCATTCCCAATATCCTCGAAGCCATGGTCCATGGTAATTTGGAAATTCTCAAGGACTGGTGTTTTGAAAGCACTTACAATATTATTGCAACTCCTATTAATCAAGCAATGACAGCTGGTCTATATTTGGATTCGAAAATTCTTGACATTGAAAATATTGACTTGGTTATGGGTAAAGTCATGGAACAGGGACCTGTTCTAATTATTACCTTTCAGTCGCAACAAATAATGTGCGTGCGAGATCGTATTCACAAAAAGGTTGTCGAAGGTGATCCAGAGAAAGTTATGCGGGTGAATTATGTTTGGGTATTATGTAGAGATCCGAATGAATTAAATCCTAAAGCAGCTTGGAGATTGTTAGAGCTGTCGGCTAATAGTCAAGAACAGTTTGtttag
- the LOC129913247 gene encoding mitochondrial import inner membrane translocase subunit TIM44 isoform X1: MYKILTTYRGTCTRLTTQCYLQGLQHQNWYSARRPGFFSQFIDNIKNEMDKNKEMKENIKKFREEAQKLEQSDALQSARQKFNAVESEAQKSSSILKEQLGSIKEKVSDVIGEAGKTDFAKKASQLGEELSKSAKGVTDTISEKGGKLGKSGAFQTISDTTKMIKQEMETQSIQGRVYRSPEKLRKRVEVVTNADDRIVEANMDATGVELHKDSKFYQSWEDFKNNNTYVNKVLDWKMKYEESENPMIRASRLLTDKVSDVMGNLFSKTELSETLTELCKIDPNFDQKQFLRDCETDIIPNILEAMVHGNLEILKDWCFESTYNIIATPINQAMTAGLYLDSKILDIENIDLVMGKVMEQGPVLIITFQSQQIMCVRDRIHKKVVEGDPEKVMRVNYVWVLCRDPNELNPKAAWRLLELSANSQEQFV, from the exons atg TATAAAATATTGACAACATATCGAGGAACATGTACCCGCTTAACAACACAATGCTATTTACAGGGACTCCAACATCAG AATTGGTATTCTGCACGGAGACCCGGTTTTTTCTCTCAATTCATTGACAACATCAAAAATGAAAtggacaaaaataaagaaatgaaaGAGAACATCAAAAAGTTCCGTGAAGAAGCTCAAAAACTCGAACAATCCGATGCGTTGCAATCGGCGCGGCAAAAATTCAATGCCGTCGAATCGGAAGCTCAAAAAAGTTCGAGCATTCTTAAAGAACAACTTGGCAGCATTAAGGAGAAAGTTAGCGATGTAATTGGAGAAGCTGGCAAAACAGATTTCGCCAAAAAAGCCAGTCAATTGGGAGAAGAGCTGTCGAAATCCGCCAAAGGCGTTACCGACACGATTTCCGAAAAAGGAGGTAAACTGGGAAAGTCTGGTGCTTTCCAAACTATTTCCGATACAACGAAGATGATTAAACAAGAAATGGAAACACAAAGCATACAAGGCCGTGTTTATAGAAGCCCCGAAAAGCTTCGAAAACGTGTCGAAGTTGTCACCAATGCCGATGACCGAATAGTCGAAGCCAACATGGATGCGACTGGCGTCGAACTACATAAAGACTCTAAATTCTATCAATCTTGGGAAGactttaaaaacaacaacacctACGTGAATAAAGTTCTAGATTGGAAAATGAAATACGAAGAATCAGAGAATCCCATGATCCGGGCATCGCGATTGTTGACTGACAAAGTCTCCGATGTTATGGGAAATCTATTTTCCAAAACCGAACTCTCTGAAACACTCACCGAACTCTGTAAAATCGATCCTAATTTCGATCAAAAGCAATTTTTGCGTGATTGTGAGACAGATATCATTCCCAATATCCTCGAAGCCATGGTCCATGGTAATTTGGAAATTCTCAAGGACTGGTGTTTTGAAAGCACTTACAATATTATTGCAACTCCTATTAATCAAGCAATGACAGCTGGTCTATATTTGGATTCGAAAATTCTTGACATTGAAAATATTGACTTGGTTATGGGTAAAGTCATGGAACAGGGACCTGTTCTAATTATTACCTTTCAGTCGCAACAAATAATGTGCGTGCGAGATCGTATTCACAAAAAGGTTGTCGAAGGTGATCCAGAGAAAGTTATGCGGGTGAATTATGTTTGGGTATTATGTAGAGATCCGAATGAATTAAATCCTAAAGCAGCTTGGAGATTGTTAGAGCTGTCGGCTAATAGTCAAGAACAGTTTGtttag